A window of Sporocytophaga myxococcoides contains these coding sequences:
- a CDS encoding acylphosphatase yields MKNLRILVSGKVQGVFFRASARSEAKAQNLVGFAKNLPDGDVLIEAMGEEESLEKFLKWCSRGPIMAQVNSVKTEEIPLSDFTSFDINY; encoded by the coding sequence ATGAAAAACTTAAGGATATTAGTATCTGGGAAAGTTCAGGGTGTTTTTTTCAGAGCTTCTGCTCGGTCGGAAGCTAAAGCTCAAAATCTGGTGGGATTTGCTAAAAATCTTCCGGATGGAGATGTATTAATAGAAGCAATGGGAGAGGAAGAAAGTCTTGAAAAGTTTTTGAAATGGTGTAGTCGCGGGCCAATAATGGCACAGGTAAACTCAGTTAAAACAGAAGAAATTCCACTTAGTGATTTTACCTCTTTTGATATTAATTACTAA
- a CDS encoding YihY/virulence factor BrkB family protein: MKLKKVAKDIVYLLSQTYKEWIKDDPFEMSASVAYYAILSLPALLLIVINTAGVIFGKDAVEGKIAFELGKILGYEAGSIIQGIVANASLKTSSRFTAFVGLGTLIFGATGVFIALQKSINKVWEVRVNPKSGILKYIMSRITSFAIIIFIGVLMFAFILITTALNALSTWLNQHLPDYIVSWFFIINFLVSFGIITLLFAIIYKYLPDVKIAWGSVWFGAALTSFLFVIGKLAMGFYFVHMNPASAYGAAGSLILIMIWVSYSSLILFFGAEFTHVYAKKYGYSIKYSKYAMKMEDFYREKYSKS; encoded by the coding sequence ATGAAGTTAAAAAAAGTTGCCAAAGATATTGTATATCTTCTTTCGCAAACCTATAAAGAATGGATAAAAGATGATCCTTTTGAAATGAGTGCATCCGTTGCTTATTATGCTATTCTCTCATTACCAGCTTTATTACTTATTGTTATTAATACTGCTGGAGTTATTTTTGGTAAAGATGCAGTTGAAGGTAAAATTGCTTTTGAACTCGGTAAAATACTTGGATATGAGGCCGGAAGCATCATTCAGGGAATAGTTGCAAATGCAAGCTTGAAAACAAGTTCGAGATTTACAGCTTTTGTAGGCTTGGGTACTTTGATTTTTGGAGCTACAGGAGTATTTATCGCACTTCAGAAATCGATTAATAAGGTGTGGGAAGTAAGGGTTAATCCTAAAAGTGGAATATTAAAATATATCATGAGCAGGATTACTTCTTTTGCCATCATAATTTTTATTGGTGTGCTGATGTTTGCTTTTATATTGATTACCACAGCACTCAATGCTCTTAGTACCTGGCTTAATCAGCATTTACCTGATTATATAGTTTCCTGGTTTTTTATAATAAATTTCCTGGTATCATTCGGGATCATTACTTTATTGTTTGCTATTATTTACAAATATTTGCCAGATGTAAAAATAGCCTGGGGAAGTGTATGGTTTGGAGCTGCGCTAACATCTTTCCTCTTTGTTATTGGAAAGCTTGCCATGGGCTTTTATTTTGTTCATATGAACCCTGCTTCAGCCTATGGTGCTGCAGGATCTTTAATATTAATTATGATCTGGGTTTCTTATTCTTCACTCATCTTATTTTTTGGTGCTGAGTTTACTCATGTTTATGCAAAAAAATATGGATATTCTATTAAGTATTCCAAATATGCGATGAAGATGGAAGATTTCTACAGAGAAAAATACAGTAAATCCTAA
- a CDS encoding DUF2383 domain-containing protein, protein MKETFELVSGVNSLIRTLNDRFSFFKELIGMTENNAFQNISSTNCSQSKVLQKELLKYSDETAEEAGTSFSSDSKRFWIKLKDNITGTSLNTIFQEAIKVEKNTLKAYQEILGLNLPSDLKNLISGQYFLIEKNYKELTLLEQEYSDA, encoded by the coding sequence ATGAAAGAAACATTTGAGCTGGTTTCAGGAGTCAATTCTTTAATAAGAACTTTAAATGATCGCTTTTCCTTTTTTAAGGAACTAATTGGAATGACTGAAAATAATGCTTTCCAAAACATTTCGAGCACAAACTGTAGCCAAAGCAAGGTTCTTCAGAAAGAACTTTTAAAATATTCAGATGAAACTGCGGAAGAAGCGGGCACCAGCTTTTCAAGTGATTCCAAAAGGTTCTGGATAAAGTTGAAAGATAATATAACAGGCACTAGTTTAAATACTATTTTTCAGGAAGCTATAAAAGTTGAAAAAAATACTTTAAAAGCATATCAGGAAATACTTGGCTTAAACCTTCCATCAGACCTGAAAAACCTAATATCCGGACAATATTTTTTAATTGAAAAAAACTACAAAGAGTTGACTTTACTTGAGCAAGAATATTCAGATGCTTAG
- a CDS encoding O-acetyl-ADP-ribose deacetylase — MIKEKIEIVKGDITKIEVDAIVNAANSSLLGGGGVDGAIHRAAGKELLHECRLLHGCKTGEAKITKGYNLPAKFVIHTVGPVWNGGTHNESVLLEKCFSNSLTLAVKNNCRSVAFPAISTGIYRYPFEQATEIAIKTTVEFLKQNNFPEKVIFICFSEEMFNIYKKTLDELL; from the coding sequence ATGATAAAAGAAAAGATTGAAATTGTAAAAGGAGATATAACAAAAATAGAAGTCGATGCTATTGTAAATGCCGCCAATTCATCACTACTTGGTGGTGGAGGTGTAGATGGTGCAATCCATAGGGCCGCCGGAAAAGAACTGCTGCATGAATGCAGGTTGCTACATGGTTGTAAAACAGGTGAGGCTAAAATTACTAAAGGATATAATCTGCCTGCAAAGTTTGTCATTCATACAGTAGGACCGGTTTGGAATGGAGGTACTCATAATGAATCAGTATTGCTTGAAAAATGTTTTTCAAATTCTTTAACTTTAGCCGTTAAGAATAATTGTAGGTCAGTAGCTTTTCCTGCTATAAGTACCGGTATTTACCGGTATCCTTTTGAACAAGCAACTGAAATAGCAATTAAGACAACAGTTGAATTTCTGAAACAAAACAATTTTCCCGAAAAAGTTATTTTTATATGTTTCAGTGAGGAAATGTTTAATATATACAAGAAAACTCTTGACGAACTCTTATGA
- a CDS encoding phosphatase PAP2 family protein, with protein MKQLNFLLIFIFTIQLQTGICQTNDSINPEITKINEIKDHQNKKWYKSRVFKAAIAPTILIGLGVSTIQNHGIYSSYDARNDMQKLFPSFRTRVDDYLIFAPYAQLVALNLLKVKCQNDFINTALLIVKTEIIVNALTFSVKYITHIQRPDSSDFKSFPSGHTAQAFAAATIVHKEFRYKSQWYGVGAYTIATAVGFFRMANNKHWLSDVLAGAGFGILSAQIAYLTHQNRWGRKTQCLIPTYYNGAMGVSYQLTF; from the coding sequence ATGAAACAATTGAACTTTTTGTTGATTTTTATTTTCACAATTCAATTACAAACGGGAATTTGTCAGACAAATGACAGCATAAACCCAGAAATTACCAAAATAAATGAAATCAAAGACCATCAAAATAAAAAGTGGTACAAATCAAGAGTATTTAAAGCAGCTATAGCTCCTACAATTCTTATAGGTCTTGGAGTTTCTACAATTCAGAATCATGGAATTTATAGCAGTTACGATGCAAGGAATGACATGCAAAAGTTATTCCCCTCATTTCGGACAAGAGTTGATGATTATCTGATTTTTGCACCATATGCTCAACTCGTAGCATTGAATCTTTTAAAGGTTAAATGTCAGAACGATTTCATAAATACAGCTTTACTTATTGTAAAGACAGAGATAATAGTAAATGCCTTAACTTTTTCCGTAAAATATATAACTCATATTCAGCGCCCTGACAGTTCTGATTTCAAATCATTTCCTTCCGGACATACAGCACAGGCTTTCGCAGCAGCAACTATTGTTCATAAAGAATTCAGATACAAAAGTCAATGGTATGGAGTTGGTGCTTATACGATAGCAACAGCTGTTGGCTTTTTTCGAATGGCAAACAATAAACATTGGTTGTCCGATGTCCTTGCTGGCGCAGGATTTGGAATTCTTTCAGCTCAAATAGCATACCTTACCCATCAAAACAGGTGGGGTAGAAAAACGCAATGCCTTATACCTACTTATTATAATGGTGCCATGGGAGTATCTTATCAGCTTACATTTTAG
- a CDS encoding Hsp20/alpha crystallin family protein has protein sequence MNLLENRELLRGLLKQTDYLNTANGGTSMTSFEFSRTDFNFVITIKAPSMSAEAFHIMLDFNQLTVYTVLQGFDDFEDDDLVKMPLFIRTFEVPSFIDIENIEAVYENEELNILLPFKSPQENAHRMIDIKFR, from the coding sequence ATGAATCTTTTGGAAAACAGAGAACTACTAAGGGGGTTGTTAAAGCAGACAGATTACCTTAATACTGCAAATGGAGGAACTAGCATGACATCTTTTGAATTCAGCAGGACTGATTTTAATTTTGTTATTACCATAAAGGCTCCTTCTATGTCTGCAGAAGCATTTCATATTATGCTTGATTTTAATCAGTTAACAGTATACACAGTGCTACAAGGGTTCGATGATTTTGAAGATGATGACCTGGTTAAGATGCCTTTATTTATAAGGACTTTTGAGGTACCCTCATTTATAGACATCGAAAATATTGAAGCTGTTTATGAAAATGAAGAATTAAATATTCTTCTTCCTTTCAAATCACCCCAGGAAAATGCGCATAGAATGATTGACATTAAGTTCAGATAA